A region of the Arsenicicoccus dermatophilus genome:
GTGGCCCCGCCGGAGGTCTTCCCGAGCACGATCGTCGGATCGGGTGTGATGTCGGTCTGCACCGTCGAGGTGGCCAGCGGCGAGTGGACCATCGGCAGCGTGCTGTTGAAGCCGTACGCCGTGGCGGTGTTGACGACCTTGCCGGCGTCGACGTCGGCCTGGGTAAGCGTGTAGCCACGCTGGGTGCAGGTGGTCGACTTCCCCGGCATGAGGTACGTCGAGCCGTCCGGCAGGACCGGCACGGTGCAGCCACCGGCCTTGACGATACCCAGCAGAGCGTCGTCCATGACCAGGCGGTCCAGCGGCGTGGTGCCGGTGTTGGTGATGGTGAAGGAGTAGGTCACCTTGTCACCGGCGTCGGGGCCGTTGGCGTCGACGTCGTCGATCGGGGTGACCGACTTGACGAGGTCGATGCCCTGCCGGGTCGGCACGGTGACCGAGGCGTTGCCGGTCACCGTGGTGCCGGTGCCGGTGGTGCCGGCCAGGGTCACGGTGTTGACGATGACGCCGTTCTGGTAGTCGGTGGCCGTGCCGGTGTAGGTCAGGTTCGGGCAGGTCCGGGTGGCGCCGGGGGCCAACGGGCCGCTGCCGCAGGGCATCGGCGTCGCCGAGATCAGCGGGTCGGTGTAGGTCACGTCGCCGAGCGTCGCCGTGCCCGTGTTGGTGACGGTGATCGCGAAGACGAGCTTGTCGCCCACCGAGGTGATGCCGTCACCGTTGTCGATGAGGTTGATCGCGTGCTTGGTCGCCGACAGGCTCGGGGCCTGCGTGACCGGCGTGGACGTGCTGTCCGTCGTCTTCGCCTGCTTGCCCAGGGGCGTGCTGGCGGTGACGTAGGCGTTCACGTTGTCCACGGTCCCGGCGTCCACGTCGACCTGGGTCAGCGCGTAGGTCCGGGTGCACGTCGACGACTCGCGCGGGGCGATCGTGTTGGGCGTGCACTGGACGTTGCTCATGCCCAGCTTCGCGTCGGTGACCCCGACGAGCGTCATGGTGACGTTGCCGGTGTTGGTGGTCGTGAAGGTGTAGGTGATCGTGTCACCGACCGACTGCTTGCCGTCGTTGTTGGCGTCGACGATGCCCGACGCGGTCTTGTCGAACTGCAGCAGCGGGGTCTCCGCCAGCGGCGTCTCGACGCGGTCCGAGCCGCTCACCGGGATGTTCTTGGGCGTCAGGCCCGTGGTCGTGGCCGAGTTGACGACCGCCGGCGTCTTGGTGCCGTTGGCCAGCGTCACGGCCTGGTCCAGGTCCTTCTGGGTGATGGTGTACGTCGAGGTCGGGCACTCGGCCGACATACCGGGGTCGAGCACCTGCGAGGTGCAGACCTGGTCGACGATGCCGATGCGCGCGTCGGTGTAGCGGACGTCGTGCAGCGACAGGTTGCCGGTGTTCTTGACGTAGAACCGGTAGGTCAGGGTGTCGCCGGCGCCGATGACGCCGTCGCCGTTGGTGTCGGACGGGGCCGCCACCAGCTGCTTGTCCATCGAGATGGACCGCACGGCGGTGATCGAGACCGGGGCCGACTGGGTGTTGGTCACCGTCTGGCCGGTCGGGTCCAGGCCCGCCGCGGTCGCGGTGTTGGTCATGCCGTTGTTGTTGAGGTCGGCGAGGGTCAGGGCGTACGTCGCGGTGCAGGACGTCGACGCGCCGGGCGCGAGCGAGGTCCGGCCGCCGCAGGTGGCCCGGTCCATGCCCACCATCGGGTCGGTCAGGGTGACCGGCGACAGGGTGGTGTTGCCGGTGTTGGTGATCGTGAAGGTGTACGTCACCGTGTCGTTGACGTCCTGCTCCTTGTTGCCGTTGACGTCGACGATCGTGCCGGCCGTCTTGGCCAGCTTGATGCCGGACGCCGCGGTCACCGAGGTGCTGGCGTCGTCCGCGCCGGACACCGGGGTGCCCTTGGGGTCGGTCGCCGCGATGGTGGCGGTGTTGTTGACGCCACCGGCGTCGACCTGCGCCTGCGTGAGCTTGAGCGGGTATGCCGTGCAGGTGCGCGTCGCACCCGGGGCGAGGTCGCCCGTGCCGCAGGCCACGGCGGCGAGGCCCAGCGTCGGGTCCGTGAGGGTCACGGCGCTCAGCGTCGTCGTGCCGGTGTTGCGCACCACGAACGAGTAGGTCACGGTGTCGCCCGCGTCGGCCCGCCCGGTCGAGTTGGTGTCCGCGATGGCGGACGCCGTCTTGTCCAGGGTGATGGTCGACGACTGCGGCACGGTGGTGGACGTGGCGTCGCTGACCGTCGGGGTTCGGGCGCCGTTGATCGTCGCCGTGCCGTAGGCCGTGGCGGTGTTGTCGACCACGCCGGCGTTCACGTCGGCCTGCGTCAGCGGGTAGGTCTTGGCCAGGCACGTGGTGCTGGCCCCGGGGGCGAGCGTCGTGCTGGTGCAGACCGCGCCGGCGTAGCCGAGCCTGGCGTCGGTCAGGGTGACCTGGCCGAGCGTCACGGTGCCGGTGTTGGTGACGGTGAACGTGTAGTCGATCGTGTCACCCACGTCGGCCCGGCCGCTGGAGTTGGTGTCCTTGATGACGCTCGCGACCTTGTCCAGGCTGATGGTGGCCTTGGTTGCCACAATCACCGACGAGCTCGCCGAGGTGGTCGTGCCGTCCGGGGCGGTGCCGGTCGCCGTGGCGGAGTTGGTGAAGGCACCCGCGTCGACGTCGGCCTGCGTCCGCACGCGGTTGAGCGGCGGGCAGTCTCGGCTCTCACCGGGCTTCAGCGGGGTGGTGCCGCACGCGGCGGCGGTCACGCCGAGCTGGGCGTCGGTGTAGGTCACCGGGTCCAGGGTCACGTTGCCGGTGTTGGTGACCGTGAAGGTGTAGGACATGGTGTCCCCGGCCCCCACGACGCCGTCACCGTTGTCGGTGATCTTGGACAGCTTCTTGACCAGCGCGATGCCCGGGGTGCGCGCGAC
Encoded here:
- a CDS encoding DUF7507 domain-containing protein, with the protein product MTYTDTKLGISGVACGTGPLAPGESRVCPTRTYALTQADIDAGKVDNTATATGTDPAGVKATGPDTVTTDVARTPGIALVKKLSKITDNGDGVVGAGDTMSYTFTVTNTGNVTLDPVTYTDAQLGVTAAACGTTPLKPGESRDCPPLNRVRTQADVDAGAFTNSATATGTAPDGTTTSASSSVIVATKATISLDKVASVIKDTNSSGRADVGDTIDYTFTVTNTGTVTLGQVTLTDARLGYAGAVCTSTTLAPGASTTCLAKTYPLTQADVNAGVVDNTATAYGTATINGARTPTVSDATSTTVPQSSTITLDKTASAIADTNSTGRADAGDTVTYSFVVRNTGTTTLSAVTLTDPTLGLAAVACGTGDLAPGATRTCTAYPLKLTQAQVDAGGVNNTATIAATDPKGTPVSGADDASTSVTAASGIKLAKTAGTIVDVNGNKEQDVNDTVTYTFTITNTGNTTLSPVTLTDPMVGMDRATCGGRTSLAPGASTSCTATYALTLADLNNNGMTNTATAAGLDPTGQTVTNTQSAPVSITAVRSISMDKQLVAAPSDTNGDGVIGAGDTLTYRFYVKNTGNLSLHDVRYTDARIGIVDQVCTSQVLDPGMSAECPTSTYTITQKDLDQAVTLANGTKTPAVVNSATTTGLTPKNIPVSGSDRVETPLAETPLLQFDKTASGIVDANNDGKQSVGDTITYTFTTTNTGNVTMTLVGVTDAKLGMSNVQCTPNTIAPRESSTCTRTYALTQVDVDAGTVDNVNAYVTASTPLGKQAKTTDSTSTPVTQAPSLSATKHAINLIDNGDGITSVGDKLVFAITVTNTGTATLGDVTYTDPLISATPMPCGSGPLAPGATRTCPNLTYTGTATDYQNGVIVNTVTLAGTTGTGTTVTGNASVTVPTRQGIDLVKSVTPIDDVDANGPDAGDKVTYSFTITNTGTTPLDRLVMDDALLGIVKAGGCTVPVLPDGSTYLMPGKSTTCTQRGYTLTQADVDAGKVVNTATAYGFNSTLPMVHSPLATSTVQTDITPDPTIVLGKTSGGATDSNNNGRIDVGEPITYSFTVTNTGNQTIRNVTITDAMLGLSGVPCVTGTTTTLAPGTSVACTARTYALKQTDVDAATVTNTATAAGTSPAGTAVTSTRPPKPTVSPVSLRSRWTRSSRRSRTPTPTG